The Enterococcus rotai genome includes a window with the following:
- a CDS encoding pyridoxal phosphate-dependent aminotransferase, translated as MDLTKRFNKQVDKIAVSLIRQFDEQVTNIDGIIKLTLGEPDFNTPEHVKTAAHEAIDQNFSHYSGMSGLADVREAATFFMKEKYGVNYQPTSEVLVTVGATEAISASLLSILEPGDKVLMPAPIYPGYEPVITLAQAEPVYIDTTSNHFVLTPEMIEAAMVEHGEQVKAIILNYPSNPTGVTYNREEVKAIATVLKNYPIFVISDEIYSELTYEDQHVSIAEFIPEQTILINGLSKSHAMTGWRIGFIFGPENLIAEIIKVHQYLVTAASTISQKAAVRALVEGMNDAAAMKEEYRERRDFVYEQMTSLGFEVARPNGAFYIFAKIPTGYEQDSMKFCVDLAQQQAIAIIPGVAFGQEAEGYVRISYAADLATLKEAMKRIGQYIEMKKGRDKSV; from the coding sequence ATGGATTTAACGAAACGCTTTAATAAACAAGTAGATAAAATTGCTGTTTCATTGATTCGCCAATTTGATGAACAAGTAACAAATATCGACGGCATTATAAAATTGACATTAGGAGAGCCGGATTTTAACACACCAGAACATGTAAAAACGGCTGCCCATGAGGCGATCGACCAAAATTTTTCTCATTATTCTGGTATGTCGGGATTAGCAGATGTTCGTGAAGCAGCTACTTTTTTTATGAAAGAAAAATATGGTGTCAATTATCAACCAACCTCTGAAGTTTTAGTGACTGTAGGTGCTACTGAGGCAATTTCAGCAAGTCTCTTATCTATTTTAGAACCAGGCGATAAGGTTTTGATGCCTGCACCGATCTATCCAGGGTATGAACCAGTGATTACGTTGGCTCAAGCAGAACCCGTTTATATTGACACGACTTCAAACCATTTCGTATTAACGCCTGAGATGATTGAAGCGGCAATGGTAGAACATGGTGAGCAAGTCAAAGCCATTATCCTAAATTACCCAAGTAATCCTACAGGTGTGACGTATAACCGTGAAGAAGTCAAAGCGATTGCAACTGTCTTAAAAAACTATCCGATTTTTGTAATAAGTGATGAAATCTATAGTGAATTGACATACGAAGATCAACATGTCTCTATTGCAGAATTTATTCCAGAACAAACAATTCTGATCAATGGATTATCAAAATCTCATGCAATGACTGGGTGGCGAATCGGTTTTATCTTTGGTCCTGAAAATTTAATAGCAGAAATCATCAAAGTGCATCAATATTTAGTAACAGCCGCTTCTACAATTTCACAGAAAGCCGCAGTTAGAGCTTTAGTAGAAGGGATGAATGATGCAGCCGCAATGAAAGAAGAATATCGTGAGCGTCGAGATTTTGTTTATGAACAAATGACTTCTTTGGGATTTGAAGTGGCTAGACCGAATGGAGCCTTTTATATTTTTGCTAAAATTCCGACAGGCTATGAACAAGATTCAATGAAATTCTGTGTGGATCTAGCTCAGCAACAAGCAATTGCGATCATTCCAGGTGTGGCGTTTGGTCAAGAAGCTGAAGGCTACGTCCGAATTAGTTATGCGGCAGATTTGGCTACCTTAAAAGAAGCAATGAAACGAATTGGTCAATATATTGAGATGAAAAAAGGTCGAGACAAAAGCGTTTAG